The Sorangiineae bacterium MSr11367 genome window below encodes:
- a CDS encoding YceI family protein — protein sequence MKFRYAAAALVSVALSAGCDNDPGKDKAKAHVSAPAVVQSVSADASTKLGFSSANGSKFDFVGAKVTGKQEGSFGKFSGTVALVDGNPEKSKVDAEVEVESLSTDAEKLTEHLKTPDFFDVAKFPTAHFASTAIRAGGEKGATHTITGNLELHGVTKSISFPARIKVSDDQLDADAEFTINRNDFGIVYPGKQDDLIKDEVLIKLTIRAKTVFRRG from the coding sequence ATGAAATTTCGATATGCCGCGGCAGCACTCGTCTCGGTCGCGCTCTCGGCGGGGTGCGACAACGACCCGGGCAAGGACAAGGCGAAGGCGCACGTATCGGCTCCCGCCGTGGTGCAATCGGTGAGCGCCGATGCGTCGACGAAGCTCGGATTCTCCAGTGCCAATGGGTCGAAGTTCGATTTCGTCGGAGCCAAGGTCACGGGCAAACAAGAGGGCTCCTTCGGCAAGTTCTCGGGCACCGTCGCGTTGGTCGATGGCAATCCCGAGAAGAGCAAGGTGGACGCGGAGGTGGAGGTCGAGTCGCTCTCCACGGACGCGGAGAAGCTCACGGAGCATTTGAAGACGCCGGACTTCTTCGATGTGGCGAAGTTTCCCACGGCGCATTTTGCCTCCACGGCCATCCGCGCCGGCGGCGAGAAGGGCGCCACGCACACCATCACGGGCAACCTCGAGCTCCATGGCGTGACCAAGTCGATCTCGTTTCCGGCCAGGATCAAGGTGAGCGACGACCAGCTCGACGCCGACGCGGAGTTTACGATCAACCGCAACGACTTCGGCATCGTCTATCCGGGCAAGCAGGACGATTTGATCAAGGACGAAGTCCTCATCAAGTTGACGATTCGGGCGAAGACGGTATTTCGACGAGGATGA
- the hchA gene encoding protein deglycase HchA — translation MSHEPAELSKSPTPDAAEHNAFFPSPYSLSQYTASKTDFDGTQYPNPYSGGKWKVLMIATDERYILMQNGTMFSTGNHPVELLLPVYHMDKAGFEVDVATLSGNPAKLEMWAMPGEDAAVRSAYQKYLPKLKAPKKLSDVLAGSLGDDSPYIAVFIPGGHGVLAGIPHSTEVKRVLQWALAKGKHIITLCHGPACLLAAAVGEGKEDYLFKGYQICSFPDAVDTGPNIAIGYMPGQLPWLVGERLAALGVEILNRGITGQCHQDRKLITGDSPLASNNVGKLAAKALLNEVGR, via the coding sequence ATGAGCCACGAACCTGCAGAACTGAGCAAGTCTCCGACGCCGGATGCGGCCGAGCACAATGCGTTTTTCCCTTCGCCGTATTCCTTGAGCCAATACACGGCTTCGAAGACCGACTTCGATGGCACGCAATACCCGAACCCGTATTCCGGGGGGAAGTGGAAGGTATTGATGATCGCCACCGACGAGCGTTACATCCTGATGCAGAACGGGACGATGTTTTCGACGGGAAACCATCCCGTCGAGCTCCTCCTGCCCGTCTATCACATGGACAAGGCGGGCTTCGAGGTGGACGTGGCGACGCTGTCTGGCAATCCGGCCAAGTTGGAAATGTGGGCCATGCCGGGCGAAGACGCAGCCGTGCGGAGTGCATATCAGAAGTACCTGCCCAAGCTGAAGGCGCCGAAGAAGCTTTCGGATGTCCTGGCCGGCAGCCTTGGCGACGACAGCCCCTACATCGCCGTGTTCATCCCTGGTGGCCACGGCGTACTCGCGGGTATTCCGCACAGCACGGAGGTCAAACGCGTTTTGCAGTGGGCGCTGGCCAAGGGCAAGCATATCATCACGCTCTGCCACGGGCCGGCGTGCCTGTTGGCTGCTGCCGTGGGTGAAGGCAAGGAAGACTATCTTTTCAAGGGGTACCAGATCTGCTCGTTCCCGGACGCGGTGGACACGGGGCCCAACATCGCGATCGGTTACATGCCTGGCCAGCTGCCCTGGCTCGTGGGCGAACGCCTGGCTGCACTTGGGGTGGAAATCCTGAATCGCGGGATTACCGGTCAGTGCCATCAGGATAGAAAGCTGATCACCGGTGACAGTCCGCTCGCGTCCAACAATGTCGGCAAGCTCGCCGCCAAGGCCTTGTTGAACGAAGTAGGTCGTTGA
- a CDS encoding GH92 family glycosyl hydrolase: MKVLRNGAPAALLAFSTSLGTSFFACSDSSDSPSGNPPDGSSYDAGPDGTSPTADGGEGGAAVDGGDAGPLEHYERLVNTFIGTKDDGNTFPGASAPFGMTQVSPIGAHYAGYLYNNTAIKGFGHFFISGAGCWEQGGQVSVLPTVGTIGPNGSDFDVSSPTTFDHSKYGAEYTHDGEVGQAGYFKIRLTKYGGIDAENTALTHATAERYTFGSGAQGNVFVNVGQATDKHNVMASSITVVDDHTLEGYVDTQSFCGGKRYKTYFQIKANRPFKAQGTWSPAGGDANSKHSEGDQGLRGAWITFDTAIDKAVTLTTAISHVDVEGARKNLNAEGMSGGYLKSFDAVRQESQAAWQTELARVKVDGGSTDQRTVFYTALYHALLQPLTGNDVDGRYLGWDNAIHTASGFTYYEFFSLWDTFRSQNQFLALLLPSRARDIGKSILAIHDQGGWLPRWAYANFETNCMTGDPVTAFMADLWRYGVLQGEEEHAYQAMLQNAEQLPPAESRSQGRAGNTTYIPKGFAFYDKNFVKKGQDADPQHGGSATLEYAVSDCALSAMASELNHADDAARLQKRGQNWTAVWDDAVEDNDHGGAFKGFPRPRTQDGNFYTPPDKPYTPTSEDGFHEGTAWQYQWLVPQDANGLAAKMGGREQATKRLDIFFAYDDLLANPAKAAREKWVVGPYAYYNQYRYNPNNEPDLHSAFMYAVLGRPDKTAVVLDAAQTLFTNAPNGVTGNDDLGTMSAWYLFDVMGLYPFMPGSGNFLVHPPRFARVDVQLENGRHLVLNAPGAGFDKVRFIDEVRVGGELLDEVYVPVSKLQSGQVIDYTLTDEVDADGWGTSPEAAPPSMCPVTK, from the coding sequence ATGAAGGTCTTGCGAAACGGCGCGCCGGCCGCTCTTTTGGCGTTCTCCACGTCTCTCGGCACCAGTTTCTTCGCCTGTTCGGATTCGTCCGATTCGCCGTCGGGCAACCCTCCGGACGGAAGTTCGTATGACGCGGGGCCGGACGGCACTTCTCCGACCGCGGACGGCGGCGAGGGCGGAGCAGCCGTGGACGGCGGCGATGCGGGGCCGCTCGAGCACTACGAACGACTCGTCAACACGTTCATCGGCACCAAGGACGATGGCAATACCTTCCCCGGAGCGTCGGCGCCCTTTGGCATGACGCAGGTGAGTCCCATCGGCGCGCACTATGCGGGCTATCTTTACAACAACACCGCGATCAAGGGCTTTGGGCACTTCTTCATATCCGGTGCGGGCTGCTGGGAGCAAGGTGGCCAAGTTTCCGTGCTTCCCACGGTGGGAACCATTGGGCCCAACGGAAGTGACTTCGACGTCTCCTCCCCGACCACGTTCGACCACTCCAAGTATGGCGCGGAGTATACCCACGACGGAGAGGTGGGGCAGGCCGGGTACTTCAAGATTCGCTTGACCAAATATGGCGGTATCGATGCAGAGAATACCGCCCTCACGCACGCCACGGCCGAGCGTTATACCTTTGGCAGCGGTGCCCAAGGTAACGTGTTCGTCAACGTGGGCCAGGCCACCGACAAGCACAACGTGATGGCCAGCTCCATCACCGTGGTCGACGACCACACGCTCGAGGGCTACGTCGACACCCAGAGCTTCTGCGGTGGTAAGCGCTACAAGACGTATTTTCAAATCAAAGCGAACCGGCCATTCAAGGCTCAGGGCACCTGGAGCCCTGCTGGAGGCGATGCCAATTCCAAGCACAGCGAAGGTGACCAAGGGCTTCGCGGGGCATGGATCACCTTCGATACCGCCATTGACAAGGCGGTGACGTTGACCACGGCCATTTCCCACGTCGATGTCGAGGGCGCGCGCAAGAACCTGAATGCCGAAGGCATGAGCGGCGGCTATCTCAAGAGCTTCGATGCCGTGCGGCAAGAGAGCCAAGCGGCGTGGCAAACGGAGCTCGCCCGCGTGAAAGTCGATGGCGGCAGCACCGATCAACGAACGGTGTTCTACACGGCCCTTTACCATGCCCTTCTCCAGCCCCTCACGGGCAATGACGTGGACGGACGGTATTTGGGCTGGGACAACGCGATCCACACCGCGAGCGGCTTTACGTATTACGAGTTCTTCTCGCTGTGGGACACCTTTCGCTCGCAAAACCAGTTCCTCGCACTCCTGTTGCCCTCTCGGGCGCGTGACATCGGCAAGTCCATCCTCGCCATCCACGACCAGGGCGGATGGCTCCCGCGCTGGGCCTATGCCAACTTCGAGACGAACTGCATGACCGGCGATCCGGTCACCGCGTTCATGGCCGATCTTTGGCGTTACGGGGTTCTGCAAGGCGAGGAGGAGCACGCGTACCAAGCCATGCTTCAAAATGCGGAGCAACTTCCGCCGGCCGAGTCGCGCTCTCAAGGTCGTGCGGGCAATACGACGTACATCCCCAAGGGATTTGCGTTTTACGACAAGAATTTCGTCAAGAAGGGGCAGGACGCCGATCCCCAGCACGGTGGTTCGGCAACGCTGGAGTACGCGGTCTCGGATTGCGCACTCTCGGCCATGGCCAGCGAGTTGAACCATGCCGACGATGCGGCCCGGCTCCAAAAGCGCGGACAGAATTGGACGGCCGTGTGGGACGACGCCGTCGAGGACAACGATCACGGGGGCGCGTTCAAAGGCTTCCCGCGCCCGCGCACGCAGGACGGCAACTTTTACACGCCGCCCGACAAGCCGTACACCCCTACGTCCGAGGACGGCTTCCACGAAGGGACGGCGTGGCAATACCAATGGCTCGTTCCCCAGGACGCCAATGGCCTCGCCGCGAAGATGGGCGGGCGGGAGCAGGCCACGAAACGGCTCGACATCTTCTTTGCCTACGACGATTTGCTCGCCAATCCAGCCAAGGCGGCGCGTGAGAAATGGGTCGTGGGGCCCTACGCGTATTACAACCAGTACCGATACAATCCGAACAACGAGCCCGATCTGCACAGCGCCTTCATGTATGCGGTGCTCGGACGCCCCGACAAGACGGCCGTGGTGCTCGATGCCGCGCAAACGCTGTTTACCAATGCGCCGAATGGCGTGACCGGCAACGACGATCTCGGGACCATGTCCGCGTGGTACCTGTTCGACGTGATGGGGCTCTATCCCTTCATGCCGGGTTCGGGGAACTTCCTAGTGCATCCGCCCCGTTTCGCGCGGGTGGACGTCCAGTTGGAGAACGGCCGACACCTCGTGCTGAATGCACCTGGCGCGGGGTTCGACAAGGTGCGCTTCATCGACGAGGTTCGCGTGGGCGGAGAGTTGCTCGACGAGGTCTACGTGCCCGTTTCGAAGCTCCAATCGGGTCAAGTCATCGACTACACCCTGACCGATGAAGTCGATGCGGACGGGTGGGGGACCTCGCCAGAGGCGGCCCCGCCGTCCATGTGCCCGGTGACGAAGTAA